AGGGTTTTTGATACTGGAAGGACTGAAATGAGTTGTTAGAAGCTCGTTAGATATTTATTTCCACATTATCTTAGTATTATTTCGCAGATTATACCTTGTCAACCTTTTTTTGTCACATTACCTTGTCAACCAAATTAATTTGACTCTTTGAAATTTGAATAATGAATCCTTTGGTTAATCCTCAGTTAACCAGTGGTGGGACCCGAACCGACCAATAGTCAGATATGAACCGGTTGTTTTGAAATTTCACAGAATTCAACCGGTTGGACCGAGATATCAGTCAATGATTTAAAACCATGCTATAAATTAGATCTAATTATTATCAAAACAACTGTTATgaaaggggaattttcaaaaataccactttgaaggtaccattattcatctttatcacccttcattaaaagtagtggtaaaagtggttagtgtaaacatgaaaagtggtactatgaaaatggtatttttggcaatttctcgtTATGAAATGATGTAGATGAAAGAATAATAATTGAAGTTAAACGTCATGTTAGTACTAAGATTGAATCAAAATGATTTGGGATTAAGATTTCAGTTAGTTTAATCTTCATTCAATTACCACACTTGGGATTTAtcaatttacatttttttggtaaagaGTTTCGTCAAAACTACTTACATTGATCATACAAAGAAACTGACAGGGATGCGTTTATTGATATCGGATGTGGCAAAGCTTTAAACAATACACAAGagtgaaaataaattatgaaatcaAGAATATGATTTCtacataaactaaaaaaataaaaatcaaaacgaATGTGCTCAGAATAGAAACCCAAACGCCAGAGTGGCTACGGTGGCGACAAAAGCAGGGATAGACAAGGAAGCGTCAGAGGTAGGGCTCGGAGCTGGAGCCTCCACGGCGGCAGCCTGTTGCAGAGCAGAGAAAGCCATCATAACCACCAAGACAGCCTCAACGAGTTTCATCTTCGTTGCCTCCATTGTTAATTCTTGAGAAAGCAAACAACGAGATCGTTTTATctgtttgtgtgttttttgtgGTGTTTGCTATGGTTCTGTGACTgtgtgttatatatatacacatggaTACGTGTTAATTAGCCAACTGTCTATGGATCACTTTTCAGTTTAATTAGCACCAACCTGATTAATCATTTTTGAATTAACCAACACAAGAACATTAATATGTGTTTGAGCTCATCAACTaagatatttgaaaataatttaaaaataaacagcTGGAAAGAACAATGCAGCCGATTTTAGTTGTTAAGTATACTATCTGGTGTTTTT
This Raphanus sativus cultivar WK10039 unplaced genomic scaffold, ASM80110v3 Scaffold1188, whole genome shotgun sequence DNA region includes the following protein-coding sequences:
- the LOC130503863 gene encoding arabinogalactan protein 13-like is translated as MEATKMKLVEAVLVVMMAFSALQQAAAVEAPAPSPTSDASLSIPAFVATVATLAFGFLF